The following proteins are encoded in a genomic region of Acidobacteriota bacterium:
- a CDS encoding cyclic nucleotide-binding domain-containing protein, with protein MKDKELSEGLPPAAPPAPSPPAPPGPAAKTVFAVRTHGALQVPVIRLGNPDVLVIPGAIHYSRDAVETETLQWPPKKTQDATDLPIRLPLTRCRGTGELHLDPSFGEYHVMSLDDEAWILPRKYFVACEITLNVVKLMEEGAGTGPPGDTEPLLRVAGTGTLLVISPGPVERIPLDGAHPLVASPSALLARESGVRCSGVPQPAGAGETGDTASAPTPRVLRGPGNVLLCPVPNPRSTLCPHAEFIPPPNPEVFQALRRVAIFQELPDEVLEGLARRSVLESRPARETVFNAGDEAADLYVVESGAVEVLRPAAPPVPPVCISVLGPGECFGEMALLSGEPRSATVRTTEAATLVRITRGDFLHLVSEASVYRRIVKMLCDRLRSSTTRIEEARRAHLSLSRRLQGYREFEKDRAAGSTSAARELEQVIAAAAACDGPVFVEGEEGSGKSLACALAIRKSRRAEGPVIVVDCPRGGVTAATEIFGQEEGPEGSAQWGALELCAEGSVVIEEPQALGPVAREQLLQALRTGKFRRIGGSSEVPLSARVFVTRRLKPDEVSHTAAPGLKNLFTGGVISIPPLRNRRKDIPEIVGTLGTKHAEAAGVPNPQISPAAMERLVSYDWPGNVGELDTVIRRAFTLAPEGRIDAEHILIHLPPGIKQGKVDLFRLPWLKAFLKSSFYPLILQIPALFVLGLIAVYCFVGPQSEDNFALTLTWPIWWAALPLSFLFLGRIWCSICPFALVSSGIQKAGGLKLPIPKFFRRLEIWPMTFLFLFLTWADEYWHYPDYPWMTGVVLVSVFGGTVLMSLIFERRTWCRYFCPLGGVNGVYSSASFLELRTNIDVCSNECTDHRCIAGDNRRPCPMLERPLAMDTNQNCNLCMNCLKVCPHGAVHLYLRKPGAEMWEMRKPLLSAGVLAVLLSGAMLLHAFCKYLGAWGLGLKDAPPAIWFGLATDEAAWTLGYILMLVAVMGIVMTAAAVSTGMENGVFSSNLAHYGLTFAVMAVLQHITLEGAEFFAEGIPDGVALVAGWLGGNADPEAYVLFTPLLVRLVQVFLGVCALVLTLYAIDRVSKQRGEEGRRSPGALPFHAAAALLGAMFVVFIVTAPLSPPGEAPAEKPPAAVQPAPPGAPAAPAPAAPRPRPATLRWTNPGDPGPDAPSGGTRAAGARGRHAARVGHPTSVKKGFGYHL; from the coding sequence ATGAAGGACAAAGAACTTTCCGAGGGTCTCCCGCCGGCAGCGCCCCCGGCGCCCTCCCCCCCGGCGCCCCCCGGCCCGGCGGCGAAAACCGTCTTCGCCGTGCGCACGCACGGCGCCCTGCAAGTCCCCGTCATCCGGCTCGGTAACCCGGACGTGCTGGTCATTCCCGGCGCCATCCACTACTCGCGCGACGCCGTCGAAACCGAGACCCTCCAGTGGCCCCCGAAAAAAACGCAGGACGCCACCGACCTTCCGATCCGCCTTCCCCTGACCCGGTGCAGGGGAACGGGCGAGCTTCACCTGGACCCCTCCTTCGGCGAATACCACGTGATGAGCCTGGACGACGAAGCCTGGATCCTGCCCCGGAAGTATTTCGTGGCCTGCGAGATCACCCTGAACGTGGTGAAGCTGATGGAAGAGGGGGCCGGGACCGGGCCGCCCGGGGATACCGAACCGCTCCTCCGGGTCGCCGGGACCGGGACGCTCCTTGTCATCTCCCCCGGGCCGGTGGAGCGCATCCCGCTGGACGGCGCCCACCCCCTCGTCGCCTCCCCCTCGGCCCTTCTGGCCCGGGAGTCGGGGGTCCGCTGCTCCGGGGTCCCCCAACCTGCCGGCGCCGGGGAGACCGGGGATACCGCGTCGGCGCCGACGCCCCGCGTTCTCCGCGGGCCCGGGAACGTGCTCCTCTGCCCGGTCCCCAACCCCCGCTCGACCCTCTGCCCCCACGCGGAGTTCATCCCGCCCCCGAACCCCGAGGTCTTCCAGGCGCTTCGGCGGGTGGCGATCTTCCAGGAGCTTCCCGACGAGGTCCTGGAGGGGTTGGCCCGCCGCTCCGTGCTGGAAAGCCGGCCCGCGAGGGAAACCGTGTTCAACGCGGGGGACGAGGCCGCGGACCTCTACGTGGTGGAGTCGGGGGCCGTGGAAGTTCTTCGTCCCGCCGCTCCCCCCGTGCCGCCGGTGTGCATCTCCGTCCTGGGGCCCGGCGAGTGCTTCGGGGAGATGGCCCTCCTGTCGGGCGAGCCCCGTTCCGCGACGGTGAGGACCACGGAAGCGGCCACGCTGGTGCGGATCACACGGGGGGATTTCCTCCACCTGGTGTCGGAGGCGTCCGTTTACCGGCGCATCGTGAAAATGCTCTGCGACCGCCTGCGCTCCTCCACCACGCGGATCGAAGAGGCGAGGAGGGCCCATCTCTCCCTCAGCCGGCGACTCCAGGGGTACCGGGAGTTCGAGAAGGACCGGGCGGCGGGGTCCACCTCGGCCGCGAGGGAACTCGAGCAGGTGATAGCCGCCGCGGCCGCCTGCGACGGTCCGGTCTTCGTGGAAGGGGAGGAGGGGTCGGGCAAGAGCCTCGCCTGCGCCCTCGCCATCCGGAAGAGCCGCCGCGCGGAGGGCCCGGTCATCGTGGTGGACTGCCCCCGCGGGGGCGTCACGGCCGCGACGGAGATCTTCGGCCAGGAGGAGGGCCCCGAGGGGTCCGCCCAGTGGGGCGCCCTGGAACTCTGCGCCGAGGGGTCCGTGGTGATCGAGGAACCCCAGGCCCTCGGGCCCGTGGCCCGCGAACAACTGCTGCAGGCGCTGAGGACCGGGAAATTCCGCCGCATCGGGGGCAGTTCCGAGGTGCCGCTTTCGGCGCGGGTCTTCGTGACCCGGCGCCTGAAGCCGGACGAGGTCTCCCACACCGCCGCCCCCGGCCTGAAGAACCTCTTCACCGGCGGGGTGATCTCCATCCCCCCGCTGCGAAACCGCCGGAAGGACATCCCGGAGATCGTGGGCACCCTGGGGACCAAGCACGCCGAAGCCGCGGGGGTCCCGAACCCGCAGATCTCCCCGGCGGCCATGGAGCGCCTCGTCAGCTACGATTGGCCGGGGAACGTGGGCGAGTTGGACACGGTGATCCGCCGGGCCTTCACCCTCGCCCCCGAGGGGCGGATCGACGCCGAGCACATCCTCATCCACCTGCCGCCCGGCATCAAGCAGGGAAAGGTGGACCTCTTTCGCCTGCCGTGGCTCAAAGCCTTCCTCAAGAGTTCTTTCTACCCGCTGATCCTGCAAATCCCCGCTCTGTTCGTCCTGGGCCTCATCGCCGTGTACTGTTTCGTCGGGCCCCAGTCCGAGGACAACTTCGCCCTGACGCTCACCTGGCCCATCTGGTGGGCGGCCCTCCCCCTCTCCTTCCTCTTCCTCGGGCGCATCTGGTGCAGCATCTGCCCTTTCGCCCTGGTCAGCTCGGGGATCCAGAAGGCGGGCGGGCTGAAGTTGCCGATCCCGAAGTTCTTCCGGCGGCTGGAAATCTGGCCCATGACGTTCCTCTTCCTCTTCCTGACGTGGGCGGACGAGTACTGGCACTACCCGGACTACCCGTGGATGACCGGGGTCGTGCTGGTTTCCGTCTTCGGCGGGACCGTCCTCATGAGCCTGATCTTCGAGCGGCGCACCTGGTGCCGGTACTTCTGCCCGCTGGGCGGTGTGAACGGCGTCTACTCCAGCGCCTCGTTCCTGGAGCTGCGCACCAACATCGACGTGTGCTCCAACGAGTGCACCGACCACCGCTGCATCGCCGGGGACAACCGGCGCCCCTGCCCCATGCTGGAGCGCCCGCTGGCCATGGACACCAACCAGAACTGCAACCTGTGCATGAACTGCCTGAAGGTCTGCCCGCACGGGGCGGTGCACCTCTACCTGCGAAAGCCGGGGGCGGAGATGTGGGAGATGCGGAAACCGCTCCTCTCCGCCGGGGTCCTCGCCGTGCTCCTGTCGGGCGCCATGCTGCTCCACGCTTTCTGCAAGTACCTGGGGGCGTGGGGCCTCGGCCTCAAGGACGCCCCCCCCGCCATCTGGTTCGGCCTCGCCACCGACGAGGCGGCCTGGACCCTCGGGTACATCCTCATGCTGGTGGCGGTGATGGGGATCGTCATGACGGCCGCCGCGGTCTCCACCGGGATGGAGAACGGCGTCTTCAGTTCGAACCTGGCCCACTACGGCCTCACCTTCGCCGTTATGGCCGTTCTTCAGCACATCACCCTCGAGGGCGCCGAATTCTTCGCGGAGGGAATCCCCGATGGGGTGGCCCTGGTGGCGGGCTGGCTCGGGGGCAACGCGGACCCGGAGGCGTACGTCCTCTTCACGCCGCTCCTGGTGAGGCTGGTCCAGGTGTTCCTGGGAGTCTGCGCCCTCGTCCTGACGCTCTACGCCATCGACCGGGTCTCGAAGCAGCGGGGGGAGGAGGGAAGGCGGTCGCCGGGGGCCCTGCCCTTCCACGCGGCGGCGGCCCTCCTGGGCGCGATGTTCGTGGTCTTCATCGTCACGGCGCCGCTGTCTCCCCCGGGGGAGGCGCCCGCGGAAAAGCCGCCGGCGGCGGTCCAACCCGCCCCGCCGGGGGCCCCTGCCGCCCCCGCGCCGGCCGCCCCCCGGCCGCGTCCCGCCACACTGCGTTGGACAAACCCCGGTGACCCCGGACCGGACGCACCGTCCGGCGGGACCCGTGCGGCCGGTGCACGCGGGAGGCACGCCGCGCGGGTGGGACATCCAACCTCCGTAAAGAAGGGCTTCGGCTATCATCTGTGA
- a CDS encoding FHA domain-containing protein: protein MADQSPPETLVAEKGPVAGSSFSLKSRVRIGRAPDNEITLPDKKASHHHAILNILAGRLVLTDLNSTNGTTLNGIRVSEPTEVHAGDRIIIGDSCFVVR, encoded by the coding sequence ATGGCGGATCAGTCTCCCCCGGAGACGCTGGTGGCCGAGAAGGGTCCCGTTGCCGGGTCCAGCTTCTCGCTGAAGTCCCGGGTACGCATCGGGCGGGCTCCGGACAACGAGATCACGCTTCCGGACAAGAAAGCCTCACACCACCACGCCATTCTGAATATCCTGGCCGGGCGGTTGGTGCTGACGGACCTGAACAGCACCAACGGCACCACGCTCAACGGGATCCGGGTCAGTGAACCTACCGAGGTGCACGCGGGTGACCGGATCATCATCGGGGACTCCTGTTTCGTGGTTCGATAA
- a CDS encoding type II toxin-antitoxin system Phd/YefM family antitoxin: MKTIQISKARAEIFSLVDEAAEEHEPVLIVGKRNNAVLVSEGDWRAQQETLYLLSVPGLREAINEASATPLEACLDEDRLLW; this comes from the coding sequence ATGAAAACCATTCAGATCTCGAAAGCCCGGGCGGAAATCTTTTCCCTGGTTGACGAGGCGGCGGAGGAGCACGAACCGGTCCTCATCGTGGGGAAGCGGAACAATGCTGTGCTCGTGTCCGAGGGGGACTGGCGAGCCCAGCAGGAGACCCTCTATCTCCTTTCCGTCCCCGGACTGCGCGAAGCCATCAACGAGGCGTCCGCCACACCGCTGGAGGCCTGCCTGGATGAAGACCGACTCCTCTGGTGA
- a CDS encoding UDP-glucose/GDP-mannose dehydrogenase family protein: MNISVFGTGYVGLVTGTCFAETGNHVICVDIDKEKVDGLNRGVCPIYEPGLEPMIARNVAAGRLAFTCDAADAVAKSTILFIAVGTPPNEDGSADLSHVLAVAETIGKLMDGYRVIINKSTVPVGTADRVREVLARHTKAEFDVVSNPEFLKEGTAVDDCMMPERIVIGTDNVRTAELMKALYGPYVRTGNPIVIMDIRSAETTKYAANAMLATRISFMNEFARFCEKVGADIDAVRAGIGSDSRIGKRFLFAGAGYGGSCFPKDVKAIIKTAREHGCRMEVLDAVESVNEAQKHVVADKVLAHFGGDLAGRRIAVWGLSFKPKTDDMREAPALVIIDRLLAAGATVSAHDPVAVPNARGILGDRIHFAKNNFEALEGADALVLVTEWNEYRFPDFGEMKRTMKSPVVFDGRNIYNPKEMKDLGFTYYPIGRAAELPV, encoded by the coding sequence ATGAACATATCCGTATTCGGGACCGGTTACGTGGGGCTGGTGACGGGCACCTGCTTCGCGGAGACGGGCAACCACGTCATTTGCGTCGATATCGACAAGGAGAAGGTGGACGGCCTCAACCGGGGCGTGTGCCCCATCTACGAACCCGGCCTGGAGCCCATGATCGCCCGCAACGTGGCGGCCGGCCGCCTGGCGTTCACCTGCGACGCCGCGGACGCCGTGGCGAAGTCCACCATCCTCTTCATCGCCGTGGGGACCCCGCCCAACGAGGACGGCTCGGCGGACCTCTCCCACGTCCTGGCGGTGGCTGAAACCATCGGCAAGCTCATGGACGGCTACCGGGTCATCATCAACAAGAGCACCGTCCCCGTGGGCACCGCCGACAGGGTCCGGGAGGTCCTGGCGCGGCACACGAAGGCCGAGTTCGACGTGGTCTCCAACCCCGAGTTTCTCAAGGAGGGGACCGCGGTGGACGACTGCATGATGCCCGAACGCATCGTCATCGGCACGGACAACGTCCGGACGGCCGAGCTGATGAAGGCGCTCTACGGCCCCTACGTCCGCACCGGCAACCCCATCGTCATCATGGACATCCGCTCGGCGGAAACCACCAAGTACGCCGCCAACGCCATGCTGGCTACCCGCATCAGCTTCATGAACGAGTTCGCCCGCTTCTGCGAGAAGGTGGGCGCCGACATCGACGCCGTCCGGGCGGGGATCGGCTCCGACTCCCGCATCGGCAAGCGCTTCCTCTTCGCCGGCGCCGGCTACGGCGGCTCCTGCTTCCCCAAGGACGTGAAGGCCATCATCAAGACCGCCCGGGAGCACGGCTGCCGGATGGAGGTCCTCGACGCCGTGGAGAGCGTCAACGAGGCCCAGAAGCACGTGGTGGCCGACAAGGTCCTGGCTCACTTCGGCGGCGACCTGGCGGGACGCCGCATCGCCGTTTGGGGCCTCTCCTTCAAGCCCAAGACCGACGACATGCGGGAAGCCCCCGCCCTGGTCATCATCGACCGGCTCCTGGCCGCGGGCGCCACGGTGTCCGCCCACGACCCGGTGGCCGTGCCCAACGCCCGGGGGATCCTGGGGGACCGCATCCACTTCGCGAAGAACAACTTCGAGGCGCTGGAGGGCGCCGACGCCCTGGTGCTGGTCACCGAGTGGAACGAGTACCGCTTCCCCGACTTCGGGGAGATGAAGCGGACGATGAAGTCCCCCGTGGTGTTCGACGGCCGCAACATTTACAACCCGAAGGAGATGAAGGACCTGGGGTTCACCTATTACCCCATCGGCCGCGCCGCCGAGCTTCCGGTCTGA
- a CDS encoding DUF2330 domain-containing protein gives MTVSLHRPPAVLGLFWCLLAPVAADGYVVGEWRLAERPSMSTQRAVVVHRDGAETLLLESPFRGKGDRFGWLVPVPAEPSAILPVDGKLFDLLFHRFQPAVRHGDGRGGWFFIKGEIVFAALMAPILFFLYRERISRLQMLRVLLYALPFSLLVMIVFLPAPLESSHSGASGGGALAEPELKRLKVGVYDTAILRPRNASQLQAWLSRNGYSPLTPDGERVTEAVIRDGWLFVASRLQRETPGAGGDLQPHPLEIRFPSRKPVYPLRLTALASTGLDLDLLVVADGEASAQGLETLYVSRFALENATERVLRGLSFSERIGNPILVLRGWDGCCVTRMQGSLNFAQLSRDLSVDVSDAPSGYRRTIYTEPEALRLAVGYPLTGFLLTALALTILGWDDWLNGRRQRAYLVAFLAAAGLAAAGGAAWYRWTVKIPADRVVKSRSLNRGSGIAMLRNLASAEKAYRETAEAGNGAYGTLRDLARANFLDQRFLDPVPEADGFTYQITLSSGGYTIRAFAPDAGPEWEFFITEQEVVRLPDGTEP, from the coding sequence TTGACCGTTTCCCTCCATCGGCCGCCGGCGGTCCTCGGCCTGTTCTGGTGCCTTCTGGCCCCGGTCGCGGCGGACGGTTACGTGGTGGGGGAGTGGCGACTGGCGGAGCGTCCCAGCATGAGCACCCAGCGTGCGGTGGTCGTCCACCGGGACGGGGCGGAGACGCTCCTGTTGGAGTCCCCTTTCCGGGGGAAGGGCGACCGGTTCGGTTGGCTGGTCCCCGTCCCCGCCGAGCCCTCGGCCATCCTGCCGGTCGACGGGAAACTCTTCGACCTTCTCTTCCACCGCTTCCAGCCGGCCGTCCGACACGGCGACGGCAGAGGGGGCTGGTTTTTTATCAAGGGGGAAATCGTCTTCGCCGCCCTGATGGCCCCGATCCTGTTTTTCCTGTATCGCGAACGCATCTCCCGCTTGCAGATGCTGAGGGTCCTCCTTTACGCTCTACCGTTTTCTCTCCTGGTCATGATCGTGTTCCTTCCCGCTCCCCTGGAAAGCTCCCACTCGGGTGCGTCGGGTGGGGGAGCCCTGGCCGAACCGGAGCTCAAACGCCTGAAAGTCGGGGTCTATGACACGGCCATTCTCCGACCGAGGAATGCGTCCCAACTCCAGGCGTGGCTCTCCCGCAACGGCTATTCCCCCCTGACGCCCGACGGGGAGCGGGTGACGGAGGCCGTCATCCGCGACGGGTGGCTGTTTGTCGCCTCCAGGCTCCAGCGGGAGACCCCCGGCGCGGGGGGGGACCTTCAGCCCCACCCCCTGGAGATCCGCTTCCCCTCGCGGAAGCCGGTCTACCCCCTGCGGCTCACGGCGCTGGCCAGCACGGGGCTGGACCTCGACCTCCTGGTGGTGGCCGACGGGGAAGCCTCGGCGCAGGGGCTGGAAACGCTCTACGTCAGTCGTTTCGCCCTGGAGAACGCCACGGAGAGGGTCCTCCGGGGGCTGTCCTTCTCCGAGCGCATCGGGAACCCGATCCTGGTTTTACGGGGCTGGGACGGCTGTTGCGTCACCCGGATGCAGGGTTCCCTGAACTTCGCCCAGTTGAGCCGGGACCTTTCGGTGGACGTGAGTGACGCCCCTTCAGGTTACCGAAGGACGATCTACACTGAGCCGGAGGCCCTCCGCCTCGCCGTGGGCTACCCGTTGACGGGCTTCCTCCTGACGGCCCTGGCGCTGACGATCCTGGGCTGGGACGACTGGCTGAACGGCCGGCGGCAGCGGGCCTACCTCGTCGCCTTCCTCGCGGCGGCCGGCCTGGCCGCGGCCGGCGGGGCGGCCTGGTACCGGTGGACGGTGAAGATCCCTGCGGACCGGGTGGTAAAGAGCCGGTCACTGAATCGCGGGTCGGGCATCGCCATGCTGCGGAACCTGGCGTCGGCCGAGAAGGCCTACCGGGAAACAGCGGAAGCAGGAAACGGCGCTTACGGAACGCTTCGGGACCTGGCCCGGGCGAATTTTCTGGACCAACGATTCCTGGACCCGGTACCCGAGGCCGATGGTTTCACCTACCAGATCACCCTTTCCTCAGGGGGCTACACGA
- a CDS encoding Txe/YoeB family addiction module toxin, producing MSPKPWMLKFSPRAGKDAEKLARAGLKKQAMKLLDILRVNPWQTPPKYEKLVGDLSGKYSRRINIRHRLVYEVLEREQIDGLPESFAGIVKVLSMWTHYE from the coding sequence ATGTCGCCCAAACCCTGGATGCTGAAATTCAGCCCCCGAGCCGGAAAGGACGCCGAGAAACTGGCCCGGGCCGGCCTGAAGAAGCAAGCAATGAAACTGCTGGACATCCTGCGGGTCAACCCGTGGCAGACTCCCCCGAAATACGAGAAGTTGGTCGGTGACTTGTCCGGGAAATACTCCCGGCGGATCAATATCCGGCACCGACTGGTTTACGAGGTCCTGGAACGGGAGCAGATCGATGGTCTGCCCGAATCCTTCGCTGGCATCGTGAAGGTGCTGAGCATGTGGACGCACTATGAATGA